A single region of the Paraburkholderia megapolitana genome encodes:
- a CDS encoding cupin domain-containing protein, which translates to MQARSPHIISLLAAKPVFESEDGFISAVDASVLPILKCLSIKRIVLNPGALREPQWNVNANQLAYCASGTVLVSTLGNSASFSSFVVKPGQMYHVESGAIYHIENIGQDPAELIIALRNERPQHFSLHSTFNAMTNAVLGNTYDLPASAFAAFDRSSAKQIVRRQGNAVVPSTTGLPNARLFDVEGQHAPLSYNFGSAHLARKQYWAALEDISMYSLRIKENGMRDVHWHPETAEMGYVEKGSARMRVLDPDGSLDEYELKQGDVYFVPRAYPHHIETLGDDGFHFLIFFDQPTPGDIGCRTSVTAFSREVIGATFGVLERNLPQFPFTPSDPLMVGRLNPRDAAMNA; encoded by the coding sequence ATGCAAGCCAGATCTCCCCACATCATTTCGTTGCTCGCCGCTAAACCCGTCTTCGAAAGCGAGGACGGTTTCATCAGTGCGGTGGATGCAAGTGTCCTGCCTATTCTGAAGTGCCTGTCCATCAAGCGCATCGTTCTGAATCCGGGCGCGCTCCGCGAACCGCAGTGGAACGTCAACGCCAACCAGCTTGCGTACTGTGCATCGGGCACCGTGCTCGTATCGACCTTAGGAAACAGCGCATCGTTCTCGTCGTTCGTGGTGAAACCCGGTCAGATGTATCACGTTGAATCCGGCGCGATTTACCACATCGAGAACATCGGCCAGGATCCTGCCGAGCTGATCATCGCGTTGCGCAACGAGCGCCCTCAGCACTTCTCGCTGCATTCCACCTTCAATGCGATGACCAATGCGGTGTTAGGAAACACTTACGATCTGCCTGCATCCGCGTTTGCGGCATTCGATCGCTCATCGGCTAAACAGATTGTGCGTCGGCAAGGCAATGCCGTCGTGCCATCGACCACCGGATTACCCAATGCGCGTCTGTTCGATGTCGAAGGACAGCATGCGCCGCTCTCCTACAACTTTGGCTCCGCGCATCTTGCGCGCAAACAATACTGGGCGGCACTCGAAGACATCTCCATGTACTCGCTGCGTATCAAGGAGAACGGTATGAGAGATGTGCACTGGCACCCCGAGACCGCTGAAATGGGCTATGTCGAGAAAGGTAGCGCCAGAATGCGCGTGCTGGACCCCGATGGTTCGCTCGACGAGTACGAACTCAAGCAAGGCGATGTATATTTTGTCCCTCGTGCATATCCTCACCACATCGAAACGCTCGGTGACGATGGTTTTCACTTTTTGATTTTCTTCGACCAGCCCACGCCGGGAGATATCGGCTGCAGGACCAGCGTGACTGCATTTTCACGCGAGGTGATCGGAGCGACATTCGGTGTGCTCGAGCGTAACTTGCCGCAGTTTCCGTTTACGCCGTCCGATCCCTTGATGGTTGGCCGTCTGAATCCGCGCGATGCAGCAATGAATGCTTGA
- a CDS encoding phosphocholine-specific phospholipase C, whose protein sequence is MAKISRRTFLERAAQTAGAATLAGAIPESIRRALAIEPARVTGTVEDVAHIVVLMQENRSFDHYFGSFPGVRGFNDPRTVLRADGKLNWYQAYNGRDYVPWHFDTSTTSAQWLSSDYHDWTSYHNLWNEGRCDKWMAVQWPTAIGYYERTDLPYYYPLAEAFTICDAYHQSMLGPTNTNRLYLMTGTASPNSDGTNVATSNFMSDTGTTVSWNTFPERLQQAGIDWRIYQDGGAGSYNAVANFLTSHNWIDNKNNFDCNALAWFSQFRSAATTSDLYQRGMSVRGISTLRDDVLANRLPQVSWIIPPFSSSEHPWWGPSFGEQYVSRILEALTSNPDVWAKTVFLICYDEGDGGYDHVTAPVPPWKAGKGLSTVSVEGEIEQTSGLPIGLGPRVPLLAISPWSKGGWTSSEVFDHTSVIRFIEKRFLGQYPSVYESNITPWRRAVCGDLTSVFDFAGTADASVPQNLLNTNATEAQLDYAYWTQFYFASPAYPSSYPAQNAPLPVQEPGQRKARPVPYELFAEAAVNLTAGTIQLAFTNNGKAIPGNAQGVSAAVFQVNDAKSSDGPRFYTIQSGNQLADQWSPVRDSQGLYDLSVYGPNGFYRAFTGNVTGQATLEVTVAYLPNGNLIVMARNTGKTVRTVTVVDNAYGGATRTGQIAPGSTGRMEWNTSASGGWYDLSVTTNVETGYLRRLAGHVETGSASVTDPLFKARQV, encoded by the coding sequence ATGGCAAAGATAAGCAGACGTACATTCCTCGAGCGCGCGGCACAGACGGCCGGCGCGGCAACGCTAGCGGGCGCGATACCGGAGAGCATCCGGCGCGCCCTCGCGATCGAACCGGCCCGCGTGACGGGCACCGTCGAGGATGTCGCGCATATCGTCGTCCTGATGCAGGAAAATCGCAGTTTCGACCACTATTTCGGCTCGTTTCCCGGCGTTCGAGGCTTCAACGATCCGCGTACGGTGCTGCGCGCCGACGGCAAGCTGAACTGGTATCAGGCGTACAACGGACGCGATTACGTGCCATGGCACTTCGATACGTCGACTACTTCGGCGCAATGGCTGTCGTCCGACTATCACGACTGGACCTCGTATCACAACCTGTGGAACGAAGGCCGCTGCGACAAGTGGATGGCGGTGCAGTGGCCGACCGCGATCGGCTATTACGAGCGCACCGATCTGCCGTACTACTATCCGCTCGCCGAAGCATTCACGATTTGCGATGCCTACCATCAGTCGATGCTCGGGCCGACCAATACCAATCGCCTGTACCTGATGACGGGTACCGCATCGCCGAATAGCGACGGCACGAACGTCGCGACCAGCAACTTCATGAGCGATACGGGGACGACGGTGTCCTGGAACACGTTTCCCGAACGTTTGCAACAGGCCGGTATCGACTGGCGCATCTATCAGGACGGCGGCGCCGGATCGTACAATGCAGTCGCGAACTTCCTGACCAGCCACAACTGGATCGACAACAAGAACAATTTCGACTGCAATGCGCTAGCGTGGTTTTCGCAGTTCAGATCCGCGGCGACTACGTCGGACCTGTATCAACGCGGGATGAGCGTGCGCGGCATTTCGACGCTGCGCGACGATGTGCTTGCCAACCGTCTGCCGCAGGTGTCATGGATCATTCCGCCGTTTTCGTCGTCCGAGCACCCGTGGTGGGGGCCGTCGTTTGGCGAGCAGTACGTTTCGCGCATTCTCGAGGCGCTGACGTCCAATCCCGACGTATGGGCGAAGACGGTGTTCCTGATCTGCTACGACGAAGGCGATGGTGGCTACGACCACGTTACGGCACCGGTACCGCCGTGGAAGGCCGGCAAGGGCTTGTCGACAGTGAGCGTCGAAGGCGAGATCGAACAGACGTCGGGCCTGCCTATCGGCCTTGGCCCGCGCGTACCGCTGCTCGCGATATCGCCGTGGTCGAAGGGCGGCTGGACCAGTTCGGAAGTGTTCGACCACACGTCGGTCATCCGCTTTATCGAAAAGCGCTTCCTCGGTCAGTATCCGAGCGTCTACGAAAGCAATATCACGCCATGGCGCAGGGCTGTTTGCGGCGATCTGACATCGGTATTCGATTTCGCTGGCACCGCCGATGCATCGGTACCGCAGAACCTGCTGAACACAAATGCCACCGAGGCGCAGCTCGACTACGCGTACTGGACACAGTTCTATTTCGCGTCGCCCGCATATCCGTCTTCCTATCCGGCGCAGAACGCACCGTTGCCTGTCCAGGAGCCAGGACAGCGCAAAGCGCGGCCCGTACCGTACGAGCTGTTTGCGGAAGCCGCGGTGAACCTGACTGCCGGCACGATCCAGCTTGCGTTCACCAACAACGGCAAGGCCATTCCAGGCAACGCGCAAGGCGTTTCCGCCGCGGTGTTCCAGGTGAACGACGCAAAGAGTAGCGATGGTCCGCGGTTCTATACGATTCAGAGCGGCAACCAGCTGGCGGACCAGTGGTCGCCTGTGCGCGATTCACAGGGGCTCTACGATCTGTCGGTGTATGGGCCGAACGGTTTCTATCGTGCGTTCACGGGCAACGTCACGGGACAGGCGACGCTCGAAGTCACCGTCGCCTATCTGCCCAATGGCAATCTGATCGTCATGGCGCGCAATACCGGCAAGACCGTGCGCACCGTGACGGTGGTGGACAACGCTTATGGCGGCGCTACACGTACCGGCCAGATCGCGCCTGGGAGCACCGGCAGAATGGAGTGGAATACGTCGGCAAGCGGCGGATGGTATGACCTGAGCGTCACGACGAACGTCGAGACGGGTTACCTGAGAAGGCTTGCCGGCCATGTCGAAACGGGCAGCGCCAGTGTGACCGATCCGCTATTCAAGGCGAGGCAGGTGTAA
- the plcR gene encoding phospholipase C accessory protein PlcR: protein MNRQNLLWAAAAIVVAGAAVSGVLLSSGPGSGHNSSAQQPASSLAGDASSVQNSKVNTMSSSTPADFQAQLEAYGLKRGQLSADARRTEAQRLIDELKQGAQAGTIDPRHASDLADMLWPDAEPDATKRVARSDALHQTLRDIAMPPVTPSPQREQQDQSYAVASRQVIADVTSSVSDRTEQRVQIDERLRDLRKRIYGDADAGRSR from the coding sequence ATGAACCGGCAGAACTTGCTATGGGCGGCCGCTGCGATTGTCGTGGCGGGTGCCGCGGTGTCTGGCGTGCTGCTCAGTAGCGGTCCTGGCAGCGGCCACAATAGTAGTGCGCAACAGCCCGCCAGTTCGCTGGCGGGCGATGCGTCTTCAGTGCAGAACAGCAAGGTGAACACCATGTCGTCCTCAACGCCGGCGGATTTTCAGGCGCAACTCGAAGCATATGGACTCAAGCGCGGCCAGTTGTCTGCCGATGCACGTCGTACAGAAGCGCAGCGGTTGATCGACGAGCTTAAACAAGGCGCGCAGGCGGGCACGATCGATCCGCGCCACGCGTCGGATCTTGCCGACATGCTATGGCCCGATGCGGAACCGGATGCCACGAAGCGCGTCGCGCGCAGCGACGCATTGCACCAGACGTTGCGTGACATCGCGATGCCGCCTGTGACGCCGTCTCCGCAACGTGAGCAGCAAGATCAGTCGTATGCGGTAGCGAGCCGGCAGGTGATCGCCGATGTCACGTCGAGTGTTTCGGATCGAACCGAGCAGCGTGTGCAGATCGATGAACGTTTGCGCGATCTGCGCAAGCGCATTTACGGCGATGCAGATGCAGGGCGCTCGCGATAA
- the plcR gene encoding phospholipase C accessory protein PlcR, with protein sequence MQKSRLSWSLLAVLLVSGTIAAAWWYSTSSSAAATQPASAAVPTQQAAPSGQTQAASTAGPAERRLDIAALRKSLAGRPDAEAEVQRILAFARFQDQVADYGANRKNMSDQDKRILAQQILGELPEHVARNEIVPVQAEALSAALLMDAEPDPATRDAAIQNMQQQWNSYAQQTVGPSPAQDPRFQTYSQQAKQIVDQVQATVRDPDQQQTIIGQRLQTLRTQIYDGGAPSGTN encoded by the coding sequence ATGCAAAAATCGAGGCTTTCATGGAGTCTGTTGGCAGTACTACTGGTGAGCGGCACCATCGCCGCGGCATGGTGGTACAGCACGTCATCGAGTGCAGCGGCTACGCAGCCCGCCAGTGCTGCCGTGCCCACGCAGCAGGCAGCGCCGTCCGGGCAGACACAGGCAGCATCGACAGCCGGCCCTGCGGAGCGGCGCCTCGATATCGCGGCCTTGCGCAAGAGTCTGGCCGGCCGCCCCGACGCTGAAGCGGAAGTTCAACGCATCCTCGCGTTTGCGCGCTTCCAGGATCAGGTTGCCGACTACGGTGCTAATCGCAAGAACATGTCCGACCAGGATAAACGCATCCTCGCGCAACAGATCCTTGGCGAACTGCCCGAGCACGTTGCGCGCAACGAGATCGTTCCGGTGCAGGCCGAAGCACTGAGCGCGGCGCTGCTGATGGATGCCGAGCCCGATCCGGCTACGCGTGATGCCGCGATCCAGAACATGCAGCAGCAGTGGAACAGCTACGCGCAACAGACGGTTGGCCCGTCGCCTGCGCAGGACCCGCGTTTTCAGACTTACTCGCAGCAGGCCAAACAGATCGTCGACCAGGTGCAGGCAACCGTGCGCGATCCCGACCAGCAGCAAACGATCATCGGCCAGCGCTTGCAGACGCTGCGCACGCAGATCTACGACGGCGGCGCTCCGTCCGGTACGAACTGA
- a CDS encoding pectin acetylesterase-family hydrolase: protein MLSIRLILRLCVAFLLSLTVFNAHAATAPATPDPSIPYYSWYEVTLPEDTGASCGNGTPMRFYINRAQSDNMLIGFEGGGACWDYGSCSGDTTGIESKIGASNPNGIPHNYMNGTTVESLTSTFESPIMTRINFLTWLVGEPQVETQNWTQVFLPYCSGDISTGNAIQNYNGPNGNWRLQHFAGVKNTQAVMQWLASHGFAKPQRLLVWGLSAGGYGALTNYAPVRDTLQPQASSSLLDDAGTVFVTPFNADPSTHPSVRIYNVIRQQWNWAGGAGFLKTLRGMLGKAFDTNNVGSIYQALSEKYPHDRLGYASFQQDKVISAFHYFLFDPTVAALPDIASKSAASLALFNEELPGIKTELNGLTNFGYYIPWARGDFIDNHTVTAVTFSGTGINENGIDAHVGDFVNNLLNQKDPLDTPVMKAFRTDQSSDFAWTSVAGFLMSLFNVNLI, encoded by the coding sequence ATGCTTTCAATACGCCTCATCTTGCGGCTGTGCGTCGCATTCTTGTTGAGCTTGACCGTGTTCAACGCTCATGCAGCAACCGCTCCGGCTACGCCCGATCCATCGATTCCGTACTACTCGTGGTACGAAGTGACGCTGCCGGAGGACACAGGTGCGAGTTGTGGCAACGGCACGCCGATGCGCTTCTATATCAATCGCGCGCAGTCGGACAATATGCTGATCGGTTTCGAGGGTGGTGGTGCGTGCTGGGACTATGGTTCCTGCTCGGGCGACACGACCGGCATAGAGTCGAAGATCGGCGCATCCAATCCCAACGGTATCCCGCACAACTACATGAACGGTACGACAGTCGAGTCGCTTACGTCGACCTTCGAGTCGCCGATCATGACGCGTATCAACTTCCTCACGTGGCTGGTAGGTGAGCCTCAGGTAGAAACCCAGAACTGGACCCAGGTTTTTCTACCCTATTGCAGTGGGGATATCAGCACTGGCAACGCGATCCAGAACTACAACGGGCCAAATGGTAACTGGCGCCTGCAGCATTTCGCGGGTGTGAAAAACACTCAGGCGGTCATGCAATGGCTTGCGTCCCATGGCTTCGCGAAACCACAACGCCTGCTGGTGTGGGGGCTTAGCGCGGGTGGTTATGGAGCACTGACCAACTACGCTCCGGTTCGGGACACGTTGCAGCCGCAGGCCAGTAGCTCGTTGCTCGATGACGCGGGAACGGTTTTCGTTACGCCGTTCAATGCCGATCCGTCCACACATCCTTCCGTTCGCATCTATAACGTCATCCGGCAGCAATGGAACTGGGCAGGCGGAGCAGGTTTCCTGAAGACTCTGCGCGGTATGCTGGGCAAGGCTTTCGATACCAACAATGTGGGCAGCATCTATCAGGCACTGAGCGAGAAGTATCCGCACGATCGTCTGGGTTACGCGAGCTTCCAGCAGGACAAGGTGATCTCCGCGTTCCACTACTTCCTGTTCGATCCAACGGTCGCTGCGTTGCCCGATATCGCATCGAAATCCGCGGCTTCGCTGGCGCTGTTCAATGAAGAGCTGCCGGGGATCAAGACAGAACTGAACGGGCTCACGAACTTCGGTTATTACATCCCGTGGGCGCGCGGCGACTTCATCGACAACCACACGGTTACGGCGGTGACGTTCTCCGGCACTGGCATCAACGAGAACGGTATTGATGCCCACGTCGGCGACTTCGTCAACAACCTGCTCAACCAGAAAGATCCGCTGGACACACCGGTGATGAAGGCATTCAGAACCGATCAGTCGTCCGACTTTGCGTGGACATCGGTTGCCGGGTTTCTTATGAGCCTCTTTAACGTCAATCTGATATGA
- a CDS encoding pectin acetylesterase-family hydrolase, whose amino-acid sequence MSAFKYIKQLGVAGLFGMAMASGHAADTTAPDPSIPYYSWFEVTLPESTGANCGNGTPLRFYVNRAQSDSVLFMMQPGGACWDYGTCTQTSTGAEAGLGGFNPDGIPHNYVNGTADESLMTSFLSPLLTRMDLEHILVGEPSVETQNWTQVYVPYCSGDIHMGNSVRNYTSPTGDWRIQHFSGTKNIQAVSQWLVDHGLSKPNRLLVYGMSAGGYGTLANYATIRNTLQPQLHSSLLDDAGTVFITPFNADPTTHPSVGLYDKVRTEWNLTGQGSMIAVNSKLLKNFDPNNMGSAYAALSATFPHDRFGFASYQQDKIIAAYHYRAFVPAVIAAPDDTTKDSLSLAMFDNELDGLKQALNPLPNFGYYMPWARNDFIDNHQVTAVSFTGSGIHENGINADVGNFVNDLLNQKDPSDTPVMKAFRTEQWSDFTFSTFLAWLDSVLNLTGEAGPISTHHA is encoded by the coding sequence ATGTCCGCATTCAAATACATCAAGCAACTGGGCGTAGCGGGTTTGTTCGGCATGGCAATGGCAAGCGGTCACGCGGCCGACACGACTGCGCCTGACCCATCCATTCCGTACTATTCGTGGTTCGAAGTGACCTTGCCCGAAAGCACCGGCGCGAACTGCGGCAATGGCACGCCGCTGCGGTTCTATGTGAACCGCGCGCAGTCCGACAGCGTGCTTTTCATGATGCAGCCGGGTGGCGCGTGCTGGGACTACGGCACCTGCACGCAGACGTCGACGGGTGCCGAAGCAGGGTTGGGCGGCTTCAATCCGGACGGCATTCCGCACAACTACGTGAACGGTACGGCCGACGAAAGCCTGATGACGTCATTCCTATCGCCGCTGCTCACACGCATGGACCTCGAGCACATTCTGGTCGGCGAGCCGTCGGTTGAAACGCAGAACTGGACCCAGGTCTATGTTCCGTATTGCAGCGGCGATATCCACATGGGCAACTCGGTACGCAACTACACATCGCCAACCGGCGACTGGCGCATTCAGCACTTCAGCGGAACCAAGAACATTCAGGCGGTGAGCCAGTGGCTCGTCGATCACGGGTTGAGCAAACCAAACCGCTTGCTCGTGTACGGCATGAGCGCGGGCGGCTACGGCACACTCGCCAACTACGCGACGATCCGCAATACGCTGCAGCCGCAGTTGCATAGCTCGCTGCTGGATGACGCCGGTACCGTATTCATCACGCCGTTCAATGCCGATCCGACGACGCATCCTTCGGTGGGGCTATACGACAAGGTTCGCACCGAATGGAACCTGACGGGACAGGGCAGCATGATTGCGGTGAACAGCAAGCTGCTCAAGAACTTCGACCCCAACAATATGGGTAGTGCGTACGCGGCACTCTCTGCCACGTTCCCGCACGACCGTTTCGGCTTTGCGTCGTATCAGCAGGACAAGATCATCGCGGCGTATCACTACCGCGCGTTCGTGCCGGCGGTCATCGCGGCGCCGGATGACACGACTAAAGACTCGCTGTCGCTCGCCATGTTCGACAACGAGCTGGATGGACTCAAGCAGGCGTTGAACCCGTTGCCGAATTTCGGTTATTACATGCCGTGGGCGCGTAACGACTTCATCGACAACCATCAGGTCACCGCGGTCAGCTTCACAGGCTCGGGGATTCACGAGAACGGTATCAACGCGGACGTCGGCAATTTCGTCAACGACCTGCTCAACCAGAAGGACCCGTCCGATACGCCGGTCATGAAGGCGTTCCGGACCGAGCAGTGGTCCGACTTCACGTTCTCGACTTTCCTCGCGTGGCTCGACAGTGTTCTCAACCTGACTGGAGAAGCGGGGCCGATTTCAACTCACCACGCTTGA
- a CDS encoding DeoR/GlpR family DNA-binding transcription regulator produces MFSTQRKAEIMRMLRAKQTCTITELAEVFAVSDETIRRNIKPLIAEGLLVKVHGGIMLPDRLDEPPFQRRMQENDAAKRVIAAQVGELVRDGDSLILDGGTTCVHVAQALCARSRLTVVTNSTEIAHMLATRNDNRVFITGGELRADDAAAFGESVLAFMRQFYVRYAIVSVTAIDAQGRFMDAQPADVAYSLAAFAQAERRVVVADHAKFGHSALVHAFGAEAVNLLITDEAPSPALAQVLAAAGVEVCYGAPEAA; encoded by the coding sequence ATGTTCTCGACCCAACGCAAAGCTGAAATCATGCGCATGCTGCGCGCGAAACAGACCTGCACGATCACCGAGCTTGCAGAAGTTTTCGCCGTATCGGACGAGACCATCCGGCGCAACATCAAGCCGTTGATTGCCGAGGGGCTGCTGGTCAAGGTCCATGGCGGCATCATGTTGCCCGACCGGCTCGACGAACCGCCGTTCCAGCGCCGGATGCAGGAAAACGACGCGGCGAAGCGGGTGATCGCCGCGCAGGTCGGCGAACTGGTACGCGACGGCGACTCACTGATTCTCGACGGCGGCACCACTTGCGTCCACGTCGCGCAGGCGTTATGCGCCCGTTCGCGTCTGACCGTCGTCACCAATTCCACCGAGATCGCGCACATGCTGGCCACGCGCAACGACAATCGCGTGTTCATCACCGGCGGCGAGTTGCGTGCCGACGACGCAGCGGCGTTCGGCGAAAGCGTGCTGGCCTTCATGCGTCAGTTCTATGTCCGCTATGCGATCGTCTCGGTAACTGCGATCGATGCGCAAGGCCGCTTTATGGACGCCCAACCCGCCGATGTCGCGTATTCGCTTGCCGCGTTTGCGCAGGCGGAGCGTCGCGTGGTCGTCGCGGATCACGCGAAGTTTGGACACAGCGCACTGGTGCATGCGTTCGGCGCGGAGGCGGTGAATCTGCTGATCACCGACGAGGCGCCGTCGCCGGCACTGGCTCAGGTGCTGGCCGCGGCGGGTGTCGAAGTTTGCTACGGCGCACCGGAAGCGGCCTAA
- a CDS encoding YadA family autotransporter adhesin — MKAFLNRLIAVETATGTNNQDAATTRGFILRKSNGTSVSARVPFEASVLAIVATTLFLGLSVPAHANTYKSVEDCDSTGTGTVGRSGVPGESVQPVNGSGTYSNVAGCNASGNDQLAATVYGSYSQVTGEGGSAFGFMTSAGKWGTAAGTEANASGTASTAVGFGSVASATNSVAIGGAGGDGTTPLSAADSTVASGEGAVAIGSNATRGAQASAADAIAIGGQASASQSAAVAIGLGSAANHANDVALGAGSTTSAAVGTASTTINGTKYKFAGTSPSSTVSIGAAGNERTITNVAAGQINATSTDAINGSQLNATNQAVTGLGKRMTTTEANVTTLQGNVSTNASNINGLQQNALQWNSTLGAYDASHGSSAPQKITNVAAGAVNATSTDAVNGAQLNATNQAIDSVTNSVQNINSGAGIKYFHANSTQPDSSATGTDSVAIGPSASATGNGSIATGSNAIANGDNSIAQGTGAVAGVAGSNATMTHDVALGSNASATGGSSLALGANSSVTTAGGVALGSGSIANRAAGTFTDPISGANFTTALGAVSVGLAGSLRQITNVAAGTQATDAVNLSQLQAAMSSLSNSIKPVAPAASNGAGNNASSAGGSLIAGNPSTYQAPVANAANATAAGSGSVASGTGSTALGNGAHASGTNSVALGNNSVASEDNTVSVGSVSNERRMTNVGSGVSGTDAVNVNQLNSALSQANGYTDQRFGQLQQSVNDTARNAYSGVAAATALTMIPEVDKGKTLSLGVGVGSYRGYQATAIGGTARITENIKVRAGASLSAGGTAFGVGGSMQW; from the coding sequence ATGAAAGCCTTTTTGAACCGACTGATCGCCGTTGAAACAGCCACCGGCACGAACAACCAAGACGCGGCAACGACTCGCGGATTCATCCTCCGGAAATCGAATGGCACCTCGGTGTCAGCGCGCGTGCCGTTCGAGGCAAGCGTACTCGCCATCGTCGCCACGACACTATTCCTCGGGCTCTCCGTGCCCGCCCACGCCAATACCTACAAGTCCGTCGAGGACTGCGATTCAACCGGCACGGGCACTGTCGGGCGCTCCGGCGTACCCGGTGAAAGCGTACAACCCGTCAACGGGTCCGGGACCTATTCGAACGTAGCCGGCTGCAACGCGAGCGGCAACGATCAACTCGCCGCCACGGTCTATGGCTCGTATTCCCAGGTCACCGGCGAAGGCGGCTCGGCCTTTGGCTTCATGACCTCCGCAGGAAAATGGGGCACTGCGGCCGGTACCGAGGCGAATGCGTCCGGTACGGCAAGCACGGCAGTCGGCTTCGGCAGTGTGGCGAGTGCGACGAATTCTGTTGCGATCGGCGGGGCTGGCGGTGACGGTACGACGCCGCTGTCGGCTGCGGATTCGACGGTTGCTTCGGGTGAGGGCGCGGTTGCAATCGGTAGTAACGCAACGCGTGGGGCGCAGGCGAGCGCGGCGGATGCGATTGCTATTGGCGGTCAGGCGAGCGCATCGCAGTCGGCGGCTGTTGCAATCGGTCTGGGCAGCGCGGCAAACCACGCAAACGATGTCGCACTCGGCGCGGGCTCGACGACGTCGGCCGCTGTCGGTACGGCAAGCACGACGATCAACGGTACGAAGTACAAGTTTGCCGGTACGTCGCCGTCGAGCACGGTAAGCATCGGTGCGGCAGGCAACGAACGCACGATTACCAACGTTGCAGCCGGACAGATCAACGCAACGAGCACGGATGCCATCAACGGCTCGCAACTCAATGCGACGAATCAAGCCGTCACGGGCCTCGGCAAACGCATGACGACGACGGAAGCGAATGTCACGACGCTGCAAGGCAACGTGTCGACGAATGCATCGAACATCAACGGCTTGCAACAAAACGCATTGCAATGGAACAGCACACTGGGCGCCTATGACGCGAGCCACGGTAGCAGCGCACCGCAGAAGATCACCAACGTCGCGGCCGGCGCAGTCAATGCAACCAGCACCGATGCGGTCAACGGTGCACAGCTGAATGCGACCAACCAGGCCATCGATTCGGTCACGAACTCCGTGCAGAACATCAATAGCGGTGCGGGCATCAAGTACTTCCACGCGAATTCGACGCAACCGGATAGCAGCGCGACCGGCACCGATAGCGTAGCGATCGGCCCGTCGGCAAGCGCGACGGGTAACGGTTCGATCGCGACGGGTTCGAATGCGATCGCCAACGGCGATAACAGCATTGCGCAAGGCACCGGTGCGGTGGCTGGCGTGGCCGGTTCGAATGCGACCATGACTCATGATGTCGCACTCGGCTCGAACGCAAGCGCAACGGGCGGCTCGTCGCTCGCGCTCGGCGCGAATTCCAGCGTGACGACAGCGGGTGGCGTTGCACTGGGCTCGGGATCGATCGCGAATCGCGCAGCAGGAACGTTCACCGATCCGATTTCCGGCGCCAACTTCACCACGGCACTCGGTGCGGTATCGGTCGGTCTCGCCGGTTCGCTGCGCCAGATCACCAACGTCGCCGCCGGTACGCAGGCAACCGATGCAGTGAACCTGAGCCAGTTGCAAGCCGCAATGAGCTCGCTGTCGAACAGCATCAAGCCGGTTGCTCCGGCTGCATCGAATGGTGCAGGCAACAATGCTTCGTCCGCTGGCGGATCGTTGATCGCCGGCAATCCGTCTACCTATCAGGCACCGGTCGCGAATGCAGCCAATGCGACCGCGGCGGGAAGCGGAAGCGTTGCGTCGGGCACGGGCAGTACCGCGCTCGGTAACGGTGCTCACGCAAGCGGCACGAACTCCGTCGCGCTTGGCAACAACTCAGTCGCCTCCGAAGACAACACCGTATCGGTCGGCTCGGTGAGCAACGAGCGACGCATGACCAATGTCGGCAGTGGCGTAAGCGGCACCGATGCGGTCAACGTGAACCAGCTCAACTCCGCGCTTTCGCAGGCGAATGGCTACACGGACCAGCGCTTCGGACAATTGCAGCAGAGCGTCAACGACACGGCACGCAACGCCTACTCGGGCGTAGCGGCAGCGACTGCGCTGACGATGATTCCCGAAGTCGACAAGGGCAAGACCCTGTCGCTCGGCGTCGGCGTCGGATCGTATCGCGGCTATCAGGCAACGGCGATTGGCGGCACAGCCCGGATCACCGAAAACATCAAGGTGCGGGCCGGCGCGAGTTTGAGTGCGGGTGGTACGGCGTTTGGTGTCGGTGGGTCGATGCAGTGGTAA